A genomic region of Phycisphaerales bacterium AB-hyl4 contains the following coding sequences:
- a CDS encoding efflux RND transporter periplasmic adaptor subunit, translating into MSSDTNAVAVEVVAVEHGPIRDTSTFASNLVARARFDVAPKISGRLERMEVDIGDTVERDEVVAWLDEGDFAQHVEEAKAELAVAQANLEEARSSLDTADREHRRVRSLREQDVASDAEMDASRSQYQTNQARLRVAEAQVSQREAALRAAEVRLDDTKVRATWPDNGHQQPRVVAQRFVDEGAMLSANTAVVSVVELTALRAVFFVTERDYQRLSVGQTAEVRVDSLPDEVFAGAVTRLSPVFRETSRQAEVVVEVANDERVLNPGMFARVELEFDQASEATLVPRSALLRRDDRQGVFVTTDRESVRFVPIETGIEANGLVQVIEPADLNGEVVVLGQHLVRDGSPILVVDDDLMAGVAATAAR; encoded by the coding sequence TTGTCGAGCGATACCAACGCTGTCGCGGTTGAGGTTGTGGCGGTTGAGCATGGCCCGATCCGTGACACCTCGACGTTCGCGAGCAATCTTGTGGCGCGGGCGCGCTTCGATGTAGCGCCCAAGATATCCGGTCGATTGGAGCGGATGGAGGTCGACATCGGCGACACCGTCGAGCGCGACGAGGTGGTCGCGTGGCTGGACGAGGGCGACTTCGCCCAGCATGTGGAAGAGGCCAAGGCGGAGTTGGCCGTTGCTCAAGCGAATCTGGAGGAGGCACGCAGTTCGCTGGACACCGCTGACCGCGAGCATCGGCGCGTGCGTTCGTTGCGCGAGCAGGATGTGGCCTCGGATGCGGAGATGGATGCTTCGCGTTCGCAGTATCAGACCAACCAGGCGCGATTGCGGGTGGCCGAGGCGCAGGTGAGCCAGCGGGAAGCGGCGTTGCGTGCGGCGGAGGTTCGGCTGGATGACACGAAAGTTCGCGCGACGTGGCCGGACAATGGTCATCAGCAGCCGCGTGTCGTGGCGCAGCGTTTTGTCGATGAGGGGGCGATGCTTTCGGCAAACACGGCGGTCGTGAGCGTGGTCGAACTGACGGCGTTGCGGGCTGTGTTTTTTGTGACGGAGCGGGACTATCAACGGCTGTCGGTGGGCCAGACGGCCGAGGTGCGGGTGGATTCGCTACCGGACGAAGTGTTTGCGGGCGCGGTGACGCGATTGTCGCCGGTGTTTCGCGAGACCTCGCGCCAGGCCGAAGTGGTGGTGGAGGTGGCGAACGACGAGCGCGTGCTCAACCCGGGCATGTTCGCGCGGGTGGAACTTGAGTTTGACCAAGCGTCGGAGGCGACGCTCGTGCCTCGTTCGGCGCTACTGCGGCGTGACGATCGGCAGGGCGTATTCGTGACGACAGACCGTGAGTCGGTGCGTTTTGTGCCGATTGAGACGGGCATTGAGGCCAACGGATTGGTTCAGGTGATCGAGCCGGCGGACCTGAATGGTGAAGTTGTCGTGCTGGGCCAGCATCTGGTGCGTGACGGCAGCCCGATCCTTGTGGTCGATGACGATCTGATGGCCGGGGTGGCCGCGACTGCGGCACGTTGA